TGCGCCCGTCTTCAATTTTGGCAATGTCAAGGACATCGTTAATGATAGTAACCAGATTTTGCGTCGATTGGTAAGCGCCATCTATATATTCGCGCAACTCATCTTCGTCTTCATAAAGGCGCTCTTTGAGCAACTTTAAATAGTTTAAGGTCGAGGCCAAAGGGGTTCGCAATTCGTGGCTGGTAGAAGCCAAGAAGTTGCTCTTGAGGCGACTCACCTCTTCGGCGGCAGCTCGGGCATGAGAGAGAGCTTCGTTGTGCATCTCAACTATCAGGCGTTGCTGGCGTTCCCGGTGATAGAGGCGGTTTTGCAGCACAGCCAGTGATAGGTGAATGTTCAAAGACTGGATGAGTTCCATCTCTTCGATGCTCCAGGGATGAGCTTTATCTTCTTTGAGCGCCTGCCATTGCGCCATTGACTGGCGGGGTCGCTGTTGGCGCTCATCGGCTTCCTCATAGCCTGGCCAGAGATTTTTTGTGCTGATTTGGTCGCGAAAGAATGTTAGATACCCCAGGAATTCTTTACTATAATACAACGGTTGAACAATCAAACCCCGAATCGGTGTGGTTTGGAAGGATTCAATCAGTTGGTGCAGACGCGGTTCTTGCTGAAGATTAATTACCACTCGCAGGGCAGGTTTATCTTTTTGGGTTAAGGTAGTGCCGATGGGAGCAGGAATTTTCCTTACCTCTTGCCAAAGGGGATGATTTTCTAGTAAATGTGGTTGCTCTTGCTCGGATGGAGCCGGCTGATTTCCGTAAGTATAAAGATGGGCTGGTAAAGCCTCATCCGGGGAAGTGAGATACAACCTTCCTCCAGAACTGCCAGAAGCTTTGACTGCTTGCTCCAGAACGTTATGCAAAATCTCTTCAGGGGTTAGAGGCGCGTGCAGCATAGTAGCAATCTGATTAACGATCGCATCACGCTGCTGCTGTTCCTGCACCTGACTCAGCAGACTCGCTTGGGTAATTGCCAGTGAAACCTGGTCAGCGAGCAATTGGACGACCAGCAAATCCTCAGATGTAATCTCTCTGGGTTCGGCATGATGAGAGATCAACAGCCCCCAGAGTTCCTGTTGATAAATTATTGGCACTACCAGAGAAGATTGCACACCCATCTGGGTGAGATAGTCTACATGGCAGGGGTCTACCGGACGGCTTAAGATATCTTCAAGGGGTTGTTCTTGCACTTCTTCAACGGTCAAGTCCCCGATTGCCGTTGTTGTGGGAGTCGGCAGCGAGTTGAGGATAATACGCTGTTCGCTGACATTGACAATGGAGCGGGTACGTGCTTTGACAAACAAAGCCCGCGCTTGGGGCGGAATGTCATCAGCTGGATAGTGTAATCCCAGCAAAGAAGGCAGGCGGTTGGGGGCACTAGCTTCGGCAACAACGTGTCCATGTCCGTCGCGATCGAAGCGGTAGACCTTAGTTCGGTCAGTTTGCAAGAATGCCCGCAACTCGACCACAGTTGCATCCAAAATCTCTTGCAGGTTCAGCGATTGCCGGATGCGGTTCGCCATCCGAGCCAGCAGAGCTTCTTTGCGTTCAGGAAGGAACTGATCTTTTAGGTTTCTAAAACCGGAATTTGTAACCAACTCTCACTCTCGACTTCTTAAAATAATTATTTAATTATTTAACTAGGCTAGCAATTACCATCGCTAATTTTACTGGTTCTATTGGTTTAGTCAAATGTTTTTGAAATCCTGCTTGGAGAATTTTTGACTCGTTTATCTCTCCAGCATAAGCTGTCAGTGCGATCGCTTGAATCTCTCCCCCTTGTTCAGGCGGTAGCGATGTCTGACGACAAGCCGCTTCGCGTCTACGAATTTCCCGAATCAGCATATAACCATCCATTTCTGGCATCCCAATATCACTTAAAATAATATGTGGTTTCTCAACCCTAAAAGCATCTAGTGCAAGGGATGCTGAGGCGAAGGCACGCACAGAAGCACCATACTGTTGCAGGGTGAAAACTATTAGTTCGCGGGTGTCAACTTCATCGTCCACGACTATCACATTTACCCCTTCAAGATTAGGGGAATCGTTAGCCAAACCCTTGTCTTCACTTGTTTGAGGCTCGACACTCTTGATAGGTAACAACACAGTAAAGGTTGCACCTTTATCATCTCCCTCACTTTCTGCTTGGATTGCTCCACCGTGCAGTTCAATGATTTGACGAGCGATCGCTAAACCAAGCCCCAAGCCGCCAAAGGTTCTTGTTGTGGTATTGTCAGCTTGACGGAAGTAATCAAATACGTGAGGCAGAAATTCTGGATTGATGCCCTTACCCGTGTCACTGACTTGGATTTGCGCTTGTGTACCCACGCGCTCAAGCCGGATTTCCACCTGACCACCATCCTCTGTGAACTTAACGGCGTTAGAGAGCAAATTCCAGACGACTTGCTGCAAGCGACTGGGATCGCCCAAAACTTGCCCTATATTCGGTTCAAATTCCGTCTTGAGTTCAATTGACTTGGCTTGAGCCGCTAGACGCACGGTATCAAGGGCCACTTCAATAACGGCGGACAGATCAACAGAACTGATCTTCAGGCTGAGTTTTCTTTGAAGAATACGGGAAACATCCAGTAAATCTTCCATTAGCTGAGACTGCAACTTGGCATTGCGCTCAATGGTTGCTAAGGCATAAGCTGTCTTTGCTTCATCAAGTTTGCGGGTTTGCAGAAGTTTTGCCCAGCCCAAAATCGGGTTGAGGGGAGAACGCAGTTCGTGAGATAGAACAGCGAGGAACTCATCTTTGAGACGATTGGCTTGTTCAGCTGCATTTTGTGCCGCTTCGCTAACGGCACGGGCGGCTTGCTCGCGCCGTGCAGATTCTTCGGCTGCTTGACGGGCGTTGCTATTGTAAAGAGCGCTGGCTGTAAAATTTGCGAGGCTTTTCATCAGCCGCAAGTCTTCTCGATCGAACTGCCGATGCTCATCGTGCGATACAATCCAAATTGTGCCAAGTGGTTGATTGGCAATCAATAAAGGAACCACCAATATCTCGACGATTGTTGGCTTAAACTGTTGCAAGTAAGTAAAATAGCGTTCTGGATAAGAATACAGCAGGGGGGTTTGACGTTCTAGGCAAATGCCGCAGCAACTAAAGCTGTAAAGTGTGGAAGTTCGTTCATAGGCTTCTAACATCCCAGCTAG
The Nostoc punctiforme PCC 73102 genome window above contains:
- a CDS encoding ATP-binding protein; protein product: MTNEEVEQIYLDDILITQELSRRIPRTTDLKQENDVLHTLIGQLVEQPQILLKKLVKIITQLCQAESAGVSLLEVTPNGEDICHWFALAGMLEAYERTSTLYSFSCCGICLERQTPLLYSYPERYFTYLQQFKPTIVEILVVPLLIANQPLGTIWIVSHDEHRQFDREDLRLMKSLANFTASALYNSNARQAAEESARREQAARAVSEAAQNAAEQANRLKDEFLAVLSHELRSPLNPILGWAKLLQTRKLDEAKTAYALATIERNAKLQSQLMEDLLDVSRILQRKLSLKISSVDLSAVIEVALDTVRLAAQAKSIELKTEFEPNIGQVLGDPSRLQQVVWNLLSNAVKFTEDGGQVEIRLERVGTQAQIQVSDTGKGINPEFLPHVFDYFRQADNTTTRTFGGLGLGLAIARQIIELHGGAIQAESEGDDKGATFTVLLPIKSVEPQTSEDKGLANDSPNLEGVNVIVVDDEVDTRELIVFTLQQYGASVRAFASASLALDAFRVEKPHIILSDIGMPEMDGYMLIREIRRREAACRQTSLPPEQGGEIQAIALTAYAGEINESKILQAGFQKHLTKPIEPVKLAMVIASLVK
- a CDS encoding ATP-binding protein, producing the protein MVTNSGFRNLKDQFLPERKEALLARMANRIRQSLNLQEILDATVVELRAFLQTDRTKVYRFDRDGHGHVVAEASAPNRLPSLLGLHYPADDIPPQARALFVKARTRSIVNVSEQRIILNSLPTPTTTAIGDLTVEEVQEQPLEDILSRPVDPCHVDYLTQMGVQSSLVVPIIYQQELWGLLISHHAEPREITSEDLLVVQLLADQVSLAITQASLLSQVQEQQQRDAIVNQIATMLHAPLTPEEILHNVLEQAVKASGSSGGRLYLTSPDEALPAHLYTYGNQPAPSEQEQPHLLENHPLWQEVRKIPAPIGTTLTQKDKPALRVVINLQQEPRLHQLIESFQTTPIRGLIVQPLYYSKEFLGYLTFFRDQISTKNLWPGYEEADERQQRPRQSMAQWQALKEDKAHPWSIEEMELIQSLNIHLSLAVLQNRLYHRERQQRLIVEMHNEALSHARAAAEEVSRLKSNFLASTSHELRTPLASTLNYLKLLKERLYEDEDELREYIDGAYQSTQNLVTIINDVLDIAKIEDGRIALDLETVYLQQLLQEQCFLSGAESRYKAIPLTLDCEIETVFADKIKVRQVMTNLLDNAFKFTDEGQIDVRAVVDSTGTMAQISVHDTGIGIEMENSEQLFSPFVQADGSAQRSYGGTGLGLTICKRLVELMGGKIWLESPGLGQGNTVTFTLPLNEQSQVAGQGSLVEGQAPS